A single window of Zea mays cultivar B73 chromosome 10, Zm-B73-REFERENCE-NAM-5.0, whole genome shotgun sequence DNA harbors:
- the LOC103642113 gene encoding glutathione S-transferase T3 → MDPTNQRSSGAGRRSSVAATMGRGGACVHGQQHVPAPTSLRSPSLPELQQAQSAMPPNPSWNFYPPNGFLNLINQPYMPMSSQPLGENFHFVGLTQNFNTSPPPPPSAKRTKKASRLAKETIQIGGDGDAATEESKAVNKRYWAHDEEVRLASSWLNCSHDPIHGNDKKGETFWKEIAEYFNKHAPADRQRDVNQLKIHWTRLKTVTNNFNGCWSAVSKMHTSGYSDDQLMDEAQKMYANGSNGKPFTLVHWWKALRNEPKFCAQISQMIKEKGQSHTIDITKDKDQLPLQRPIGRDAAKAQRNGKRKAEEVLDGIARLGDSINKIIEVQHDRKQERKKVAETQLEISRLQLKAAQEQKEVKLLEVYSSLLQQDTSQLSNQGKINREKALQKMELKLFGDSENMM, encoded by the exons ATGGACCCAACGAATCAGCGGTCCTCAGGAGCAGGGCGCCGCAGCTCCGTCGCGGCTACCATGGGACGTGGTGGTGCATGCGTCCATGGTCAGCAGCATGTGCCGGCACCTACGTCACTCCGTTCGCCCTCTTTACCTGAGTTGCAACAAGCACAATCTGCAATGCCACCAAATCCCTCATG GAACTTTTATCCACCAAATGGTTTTCTGAATCTCATTAACCAACCGTACATGCCAATGTCGTCGCAACCACTTGGAGAGAATTTCCACTTTGTTGGTCTCACCCAGAATTTCAACAcatctccaccaccgccaccaagtGCTAAAAGGACTAAAAAAGCATCCAGACTTGCTAAAGAAACTATTCAGATTGGTGGTGATGGTGATGCAGCAACTGAGGAATCTAAGGCAGTCAATAAAAGGTATTGGGCACATGACGAGGAAGTGAGGCTG GCTAGTTCTTGGTTGAACTGTTCTCATGATCCAATACATGGCAATGACAAGAAAGGAGAAACTTTCTGGAAGGAAATTGCAGAATACTTTAACAAGCATGCTCCAGCAGATCGTCAAAGGGACGTCAATCAATTAAAGATACACTGGACACGGTTGAAGACAGTGACCAACAATTTCAATGGGTGTTGGAGCGCAGTATCAAAAATGCATACAAGTGGGTACTCTGATGATCAGTTAATGGATGAGGCACAAAAGATGTATGCAAATGGTAGTAACGGCAAACCTTTCACGTTAGTTCATTGGTGGAAAGCTCTCAGAAATGAACCTAAATTTTGTGCACAAATCTCACAGATGATTAAGGAAAAAGGTCAGAGCCATACCATTGACATCACTAAAGACAAAGATCAGCTTCCCTTACAACGTCCTATAGGAAGAGATGCAGCCAAGGCTCAAAGGAATGGTAAGCGCAAGGCAGAAGAGGTTTTGGATGGTATTGCTCGCCTTGGTGATAGCATAAACAAAATTATTGAAGTGCAACATGACCGTAAGCAAGAGCGTAAAAAGGTGGCTGAAACTCAACTAGAAATCTCAAGGTTACAACTCAAAGCTGCACAGGAGCAGAAGGAGGTAAAATTGCTTGAAGTATATAGCTCACTACTGCAGCAAGACACTAGCCAATTATCTAATCAAGGAAAGATAAACCGAGAGAAGGCATTGCAAAAGATGGAGCTGAAATTATTTGGTGATAGTGAAAATATGATGTGA